The following proteins come from a genomic window of Paenibacillus spongiae:
- a CDS encoding sensor histidine kinase, with translation MRRNVWLLAIVLIAVLLGANNTVYYFTTKQSLEENLRHELQSIAKQIEISIELSRQGSEKFQEQIGRELRAVSIAAQYALDPDVEKVTKEQLTELSMKLDVLHITLLKRTIDNIVLYKSSDPKQIGFKTNTWDPWYQAFNELFDTHNVTIDWGQSLENFWTGPFEFAQTETSKIRKWGYYYDGSTNYIIDPYISYEDRQMEYDKQTGVGMIIAKTLLENSQLLEITGINPSTFPLGEQTTVTQRGDKLAHMTQQPIVYGSYLYKHADDQKLVQKAIQSNQSITVNTTINNKHVLKLYIPVSVDKSTSMLDENGEPINRYVLTLVADYKTIQNSLDKQFSNIALIMLVVTVLSLVIVYLIASSYRRAQDKLVRRTQETYVEEINGLFRAIREQRHDFMNHVQTIHALAELNKTDELKSYTSELTGEIRQLNDIINIGNPAIAALIRSKISQAESLKIKLETSFADMSNLALGIKSLDLTRVLGNLIDNAFDEVMNYPEERRLISIKGSQTNGYMEFEVSNTCDDAGKLDGKPLFESGYSMKGATHSGLGLSIVKSIVDKYKGSVRIVLNEPNKVTFIIRISD, from the coding sequence ATGCGTCGCAACGTCTGGCTGCTGGCTATTGTGTTAATCGCCGTTCTGCTTGGCGCCAATAACACCGTTTATTATTTTACGACCAAACAATCATTGGAGGAAAACCTCCGGCATGAATTGCAATCGATTGCAAAGCAGATCGAAATTTCCATCGAGCTTTCCAGACAAGGTTCAGAGAAATTTCAGGAGCAAATCGGACGGGAGCTTCGGGCGGTCTCCATAGCCGCGCAATATGCTCTGGATCCTGACGTCGAGAAGGTGACCAAGGAGCAGTTAACCGAGCTGAGCATGAAGCTGGATGTGCTTCATATTACGCTTCTAAAAAGGACGATCGACAACATTGTCCTGTACAAATCATCCGATCCGAAGCAGATCGGCTTCAAGACGAATACCTGGGATCCTTGGTACCAGGCGTTTAATGAATTATTCGACACGCATAACGTCACGATCGACTGGGGACAGAGTCTGGAGAACTTTTGGACAGGGCCCTTCGAGTTTGCGCAAACCGAGACGAGTAAAATCCGCAAGTGGGGCTATTACTACGACGGTTCGACCAATTATATTATCGATCCATACATCAGCTATGAAGACCGGCAGATGGAATATGACAAGCAGACTGGAGTCGGCATGATCATCGCCAAGACGCTTCTTGAGAACAGCCAACTGCTCGAGATCACCGGCATCAATCCGAGCACGTTCCCGCTCGGCGAACAGACAACGGTGACCCAGAGGGGCGATAAACTTGCTCATATGACACAGCAGCCTATTGTATACGGTTCCTATCTGTACAAGCATGCCGACGACCAGAAGCTGGTCCAGAAGGCCATTCAATCGAACCAATCCATAACCGTTAACACAACCATTAACAACAAGCATGTTCTCAAGCTGTACATCCCTGTGTCTGTCGACAAATCGACAAGCATGCTGGATGAGAACGGCGAACCGATCAACCGGTACGTCTTAACGTTGGTAGCGGATTATAAGACGATCCAGAATTCGCTGGACAAGCAATTTTCCAATATTGCACTTATCATGCTTGTTGTCACGGTATTAAGTCTTGTCATCGTTTACCTGATCGCTTCTTCCTACCGTAGAGCGCAGGATAAATTGGTGCGGAGAACGCAGGAGACGTATGTCGAAGAAATTAACGGGTTGTTCCGGGCCATACGGGAACAGCGACACGATTTTATGAACCATGTGCAGACGATCCATGCGCTAGCGGAATTGAACAAGACAGACGAGCTGAAGTCGTATACAAGCGAGCTGACCGGAGAAATCCGCCAGTTGAACGACATCATTAATATCGGCAATCCCGCCATAGCTGCGCTCATCCGCTCCAAAATTTCACAAGCGGAATCGCTGAAGATTAAGCTGGAAACCTCGTTTGCGGATATGAGCAATCTGGCTCTCGGGATCAAGTCGCTTGATTTAACCCGCGTACTGGGCAATTTGATCGATAACGCCTTCGATGAAGTGATGAATTATCCCGAGGAACGTCGGCTCATCTCAATTAAAGGGAGTCAGACGAATGGATATATGGAGTTTGAGGTAAGCAACACATGCGATGACGCCGGCAAGCTGGACGGGAAGCCCCTCTTCGAAAGCGGCTATAGCATGAAGGGAGCTACCCATTCCGGACTTGGACTTTCGATCGTGAAGTCGATCGTCGACAAGTATAAGGGCTCTGTCCGAATCGTTCTGAATGAACCGAATAAGGTGACGTTCATCATTCGCATTTCGGACTAG
- a CDS encoding DEAD/DEAH box helicase, producing MRGYTGAEIMYVDGYWKDGEGIVLTVRHAAGLTQRLKALLFAWHAPSWYGSDIEERESGRGKEVEMILPPLLALDYLTSPEPVRLLRVEWGERLLKLMEFAHLVRHVLRSGWFIPDWARWSEETRVWKIELPAAEHEWIDRYERLLASLDENDRGVRRWLSQIVESLIDGDPKVAAAWGETSSLAGAASLYMKAADEDDWLVSIGLKQDDVPFRLGLQLIEPDHEAGWRLRPAVQDRAEGGRWVTLEPAIAGRHEEDRTQPRWRLPAGVPETWLPYFAERMRKEEAKWMSALPDWTQPNGAEHADSSPQQTVFRTELTDGQAYAFLEEAGPRLLEAGCTVLLPGWWEAVRSRRLRLRAKVKSSVGSTEQPTFGLQQIVDFDWKLAVGNIDLSEAEFMKLAEDNRRLLQIGGEWVHLDPDDVDRIRRWLKKNGGKHGFTIRDVLEMHLRGTADLEAEREDREALEAEVELNEHLTAWLGKLNETSELPLVDKPAAFHGELRPYQLQGVSWLAFLRQFGLGGCLADDMGLGKTIQFTAYLQHVIERGGGLGPSLLICPTSVIGNWEKELERFAPSLRVHVHYGPRRASGEAFTNAAQEADLVITSYALAPLDEEALSAVRWDVVCLDEAQNIKNYYTKQSAAIRRFHANHRIALTGTPMENRLTELWSIYDFINPGYLGSLNEFRQAVIQPIERERDETLIAELQRWVKPFMLRRVKKDPSIQLALPEKNEMHTYLSLTVEQGALYENIVSDLLGQLEQAGTMQRRGLILSTLTRLKQVCDHPTLLLKEDGDTTAAPWDPERSNKVVRLLEMVEEIAAEGERCLIFTQYVDMGEALKRLLEERIGMAVPYLHGGVPKQKRDAMIESFQNEAEPGCAFVLSLKAGGTGLNLTAANHVIHFDRWWNPAVENQATDRAFRIGQTRNVQVHKYVTLGTLEERINDMITRKQMLNEQVVGQSENWITELSTDELRELFTLRKQRLKG from the coding sequence ATGAGAGGCTACACAGGCGCGGAAATCATGTATGTGGACGGCTATTGGAAAGATGGCGAGGGAATTGTCCTGACCGTCAGGCACGCGGCAGGATTGACGCAGCGGCTGAAGGCGCTTCTGTTTGCCTGGCATGCCCCGTCCTGGTACGGCTCTGACATCGAGGAGCGCGAGAGCGGGCGGGGCAAGGAAGTGGAGATGATTCTCCCTCCCTTGCTCGCGCTCGATTACTTGACTTCCCCGGAGCCGGTTCGATTGCTCCGTGTTGAATGGGGCGAGCGGCTGCTCAAGCTGATGGAGTTCGCTCATCTGGTCCGGCATGTTCTGCGCAGCGGCTGGTTTATACCGGATTGGGCCAGATGGTCGGAGGAAACGAGGGTATGGAAGATCGAGCTGCCCGCTGCGGAGCACGAATGGATTGACCGCTATGAACGGCTGCTGGCTTCACTGGATGAGAACGACCGCGGCGTCAGACGATGGCTGAGCCAGATCGTCGAGTCGCTGATCGACGGCGATCCCAAGGTCGCCGCCGCATGGGGGGAAACCTCATCGCTTGCCGGAGCGGCATCCCTTTACATGAAAGCCGCGGATGAAGATGACTGGCTCGTATCCATCGGGTTGAAGCAAGACGATGTTCCTTTCCGGCTGGGTCTCCAATTAATCGAGCCGGATCACGAAGCGGGCTGGCGTCTTCGTCCCGCCGTGCAGGACCGGGCGGAAGGCGGCAGATGGGTTACGCTGGAGCCGGCTATTGCCGGACGGCATGAAGAGGACAGAACGCAGCCCCGCTGGCGGCTTCCCGCCGGGGTGCCGGAGACGTGGCTTCCTTACTTCGCTGAACGAATGCGTAAGGAAGAAGCCAAATGGATGTCGGCTCTGCCGGACTGGACACAGCCTAACGGGGCTGAACATGCGGATTCATCTCCGCAGCAGACCGTGTTTCGGACGGAGCTGACTGACGGTCAGGCGTATGCCTTTCTTGAGGAGGCGGGTCCGCGTCTGCTTGAAGCCGGCTGCACCGTGCTCCTGCCCGGATGGTGGGAGGCGGTACGGAGCCGCAGGCTGCGGCTGCGGGCGAAGGTGAAATCCTCGGTTGGTTCAACCGAGCAGCCGACATTCGGCCTGCAGCAGATCGTCGATTTCGATTGGAAGCTGGCGGTGGGCAATATCGATCTGAGCGAGGCGGAATTCATGAAGCTCGCGGAAGATAACCGTCGGCTGCTGCAAATTGGCGGCGAATGGGTGCATCTGGACCCGGACGATGTGGACCGGATCCGCAGATGGCTCAAGAAGAACGGCGGCAAGCACGGATTCACGATTCGCGACGTGCTGGAGATGCACCTGCGGGGAACGGCTGACCTGGAGGCGGAGCGGGAAGACAGGGAAGCGCTCGAAGCCGAAGTGGAGCTCAATGAGCATTTGACCGCTTGGCTGGGTAAGCTGAACGAGACATCGGAGCTGCCGCTCGTCGACAAGCCGGCGGCGTTCCATGGCGAGCTGCGGCCATATCAGCTGCAGGGCGTCTCCTGGCTCGCTTTCCTGCGGCAGTTCGGTCTCGGGGGTTGCTTGGCGGATGATATGGGGCTTGGCAAGACCATTCAATTTACCGCCTACTTGCAGCATGTGATCGAACGGGGCGGCGGACTGGGGCCGTCGCTGCTCATTTGTCCGACATCGGTTATCGGCAACTGGGAGAAGGAGCTGGAGCGATTCGCTCCCTCGCTTCGTGTCCATGTGCACTACGGACCGCGCCGGGCGAGCGGAGAAGCATTCACTAACGCGGCTCAGGAGGCGGATTTGGTCATTACCTCTTATGCGCTGGCACCGCTTGACGAAGAAGCGCTGAGCGCTGTCCGTTGGGATGTCGTCTGTCTGGACGAAGCGCAGAACATCAAGAATTACTATACCAAGCAGTCTGCTGCGATCCGGAGATTTCACGCCAATCACCGGATCGCGCTGACCGGCACCCCGATGGAGAACCGGCTGACGGAGCTGTGGTCGATCTATGATTTTATTAATCCCGGCTATCTGGGGAGCTTAAACGAGTTCCGTCAAGCGGTCATACAGCCGATCGAGCGCGAGCGTGACGAGACGCTTATTGCGGAGCTGCAGCGCTGGGTAAAGCCGTTCATGCTGCGCCGGGTGAAGAAGGATCCTTCGATTCAGCTTGCATTGCCGGAGAAGAATGAAATGCACACCTACCTGTCGCTTACAGTCGAGCAAGGTGCGCTGTACGAGAATATCGTGTCCGATCTGCTGGGACAGCTGGAGCAGGCGGGTACCATGCAGCGCCGCGGCCTCATTCTCTCCACGCTGACCCGGTTGAAGCAGGTCTGCGACCATCCTACCTTGTTGCTCAAGGAGGATGGGGATACGACAGCCGCGCCTTGGGACCCGGAACGTTCGAACAAGGTCGTGCGCCTGCTTGAGATGGTGGAGGAGATAGCCGCCGAAGGCGAACGCTGCCTCATCTTTACGCAGTATGTCGATATGGGCGAAGCGTTGAAGCGGCTGCTGGAAGAGCGGATCGGCATGGCTGTTCCGTATTTGCACGGCGGCGTGCCCAAGCAGAAGCGCGATGCCATGATCGAGAGCTTCCAGAACGAAGCCGAGCCTGGCTGTGCATTCGTACTCTCGCTTAAGGCGGGCGGCACCGGGCTTAACCTGACGGCGGCGAATCACGTCATCCACTTCGACCGTTGGTGGAACCCGGCGGTGGAGAATCAGGCGACGGACCGGGCGTTCCGGATTGGCCAGACCCGGAATGTACAGGTGCATAAGTATGTTACCCTCGGCACGTTGGAGGAGCGCATCAACGATATGATTACCCGCAAGCAGATGTTAAACGAACAGGTTGTCGGTCAATCGGAGAACTGGATTACGGAGCTATCCACGGATGAGCTGCGAGAATTGTTCACGCTGCGCAAGCAGAGGCTGAAGGGCTAA
- a CDS encoding Ger(x)C family spore germination protein, translating into MKHRFAALIGILACFVILTGCWSRKELNDLGIVLAIGIDKAGKQYEVSVQVVNPGEVAVKRGGTSGYSPVTLYSSKGNTIAEAIRRLTTVTPRKTYFSHIRILVLSESLARQGIGRTLDYLSRDHEFRSDFYIAIAREMAAKEILGYMSPLEKIPANKLFHSLEVAEKEWSPIIAVQLNELTEDLLRKGDNPVLTGIRVAGDKELGLRKENVESIIPGAVLQVRGLGVFKDDKLVGWLNETESKGYSDLTDKLHRTAVEMACPEGGKLAVDIVSSKTKLTGKVVGGEPEGRAVIRTEADVSDVECQIDLSKADTFADLEKRTAAILKRHSEAAVAKAQKLETDIFGFGEAVRRANPAFWRKAKLDWDSRFAKLPVRIEVDVKIRRIGTITNPLIKQLKE; encoded by the coding sequence ATGAAACATCGATTTGCAGCGTTGATCGGCATCCTTGCATGTTTCGTAATCCTGACCGGCTGCTGGAGTCGCAAGGAGCTGAACGATCTCGGGATTGTGCTTGCAATCGGAATCGACAAAGCCGGCAAGCAATACGAGGTTTCCGTCCAAGTCGTAAATCCCGGGGAAGTAGCCGTTAAGAGAGGGGGAACCAGCGGATATTCACCCGTGACGCTGTATTCTTCGAAAGGAAATACGATCGCGGAAGCCATTCGGCGGTTGACGACGGTAACGCCGAGAAAAACTTATTTTTCCCATATTCGGATTCTTGTCCTGTCCGAATCATTGGCCAGGCAAGGCATCGGCAGGACGCTCGATTATTTATCGCGGGACCATGAATTCCGCTCGGATTTCTACATCGCGATAGCAAGGGAAATGGCAGCCAAAGAAATCTTGGGATATATGTCTCCGCTCGAGAAAATTCCGGCCAACAAACTCTTCCATTCCCTCGAAGTAGCGGAGAAAGAATGGTCGCCGATTATCGCCGTTCAGCTCAACGAATTGACTGAAGATTTGCTGAGAAAAGGAGACAATCCGGTATTGACCGGCATCCGCGTCGCCGGCGATAAGGAACTGGGCCTAAGGAAGGAAAACGTCGAATCGATTATACCCGGAGCCGTCCTTCAGGTTAGGGGTTTGGGCGTATTCAAGGACGATAAGCTGGTCGGATGGTTGAATGAGACGGAGAGCAAGGGATACAGCGACCTGACGGATAAATTGCACCGAACGGCCGTCGAGATGGCTTGTCCGGAAGGCGGAAAGCTGGCCGTCGATATTGTGTCGTCCAAAACGAAACTCACGGGCAAGGTTGTTGGCGGGGAGCCGGAAGGCCGCGCAGTCATCCGCACCGAAGCCGACGTTTCGGACGTCGAATGCCAGATCGATCTCTCCAAGGCGGATACGTTCGCCGATTTGGAGAAGCGAACGGCAGCCATATTGAAGCGGCACAGCGAGGCTGCGGTCGCCAAAGCACAGAAGCTGGAAACGGATATTTTCGGCTTCGGTGAAGCCGTCCGGCGGGCGAACCCGGCCTTCTGGAGAAAAGCCAAGCTGGATTGGGACAGTCGTTTCGCGAAGCTTCCCGTCCGAATCGAAGTCGACGTCAAAATCCGGCGTATAGGGACGATCACGAATCCGCTGATAAAGCAGTTGAAGGAGTAG
- a CDS encoding aldo/keto reductase — MKFTYLGRSGLKVSRLCLGTMNFGVDTDEQESYRIMDAALDAGINFFDTANIYGWGENAGRTEEIIGRWFAQGGGRRERTVLATKFYGDMHDPQDGPNRDGGLSVYKLRRHLEGSLKRLQTDHIELYQMHHVDRNVGWDELWGGFQTAVAQGKIGYVGSSNFAGWDLAVAQGEAKARGIQGLVSEQHKYNLMCRLPELEVLPAAQNLGIGVIPWSPLDGGLLAGNATRGGAGKRSGDMKRVERHRAQLEAFGALCDDLGEREDTVALAWLLANPAVTAPIIGVRTLEQFERSLRAVELELDESAMKRLDEIFPGPGGEAPRAYAW, encoded by the coding sequence ATGAAATTTACGTACTTGGGACGTTCGGGATTAAAGGTCAGCCGGCTTTGCCTCGGCACAATGAACTTTGGCGTAGATACGGACGAGCAGGAATCCTACCGGATTATGGATGCGGCGCTGGACGCCGGCATTAACTTTTTCGATACCGCTAACATCTATGGATGGGGCGAGAACGCAGGGCGCACGGAGGAGATTATCGGACGCTGGTTCGCCCAGGGAGGCGGCCGCCGCGAGCGTACGGTCCTCGCGACGAAGTTCTACGGCGATATGCATGACCCGCAGGATGGACCGAACCGGGACGGCGGGCTTTCCGTTTATAAATTGAGAAGACATCTGGAAGGCTCCCTGAAACGGCTTCAGACCGACCATATCGAGCTGTACCAGATGCATCACGTTGATCGCAATGTAGGCTGGGATGAGCTGTGGGGAGGCTTTCAAACGGCAGTCGCGCAAGGGAAGATCGGCTATGTCGGCTCCAGCAACTTTGCCGGCTGGGACCTTGCCGTCGCTCAGGGCGAAGCCAAGGCGCGGGGAATACAAGGGCTCGTCTCGGAGCAGCACAAATATAATCTGATGTGCCGGCTGCCTGAGCTTGAAGTGCTGCCTGCTGCACAGAATCTCGGCATCGGCGTCATCCCTTGGAGCCCGCTGGACGGCGGACTGCTGGCAGGCAACGCGACTCGCGGCGGAGCAGGCAAACGCAGCGGCGATATGAAGCGTGTAGAGCGTCACCGGGCTCAGCTGGAAGCATTCGGGGCGCTCTGCGACGACCTCGGCGAACGCGAGGATACGGTTGCTCTGGCATGGCTGCTCGCCAATCCGGCGGTCACCGCGCCGATTATCGGAGTCCGTACGCTGGAGCAGTTCGAGCGTTCGCTGCGTGCTGTCGAGCTGGAGCTCGACGAATCCGCGATGAAACGCCTGGATGAGATTTTCCCCGGCCCGGGCGGGGAAGCGCCGCGCGCTTACGCGTGGTAA
- a CDS encoding GNAT family N-acetyltransferase, producing the protein MPDMLVKLYELPEDESAAKYAQRTGVMVRRAIGPELRTIAKWVESHFGQGWRSECEVAISRQPASCFIAVKDGELLGFACYDATCKGFFGPTGVDAQARGLGIGKRLFLETLRAMREDGYGYAIIGGAGPTEFYAKTAGATIIEGSVPGIYAGMLKVND; encoded by the coding sequence ATGCCAGACATGTTGGTTAAGTTATATGAGCTTCCGGAGGATGAATCGGCTGCGAAATATGCCCAGCGCACGGGGGTTATGGTACGGAGGGCGATCGGACCGGAGCTTCGGACAATCGCGAAGTGGGTAGAATCGCATTTCGGCCAAGGCTGGAGAAGCGAGTGCGAGGTTGCCATTTCGCGCCAGCCGGCTTCCTGCTTCATTGCCGTTAAGGATGGGGAGCTGCTCGGGTTCGCTTGTTATGATGCGACTTGCAAGGGCTTCTTCGGCCCGACGGGCGTGGATGCACAGGCACGCGGACTTGGCATCGGCAAACGGCTCTTCCTGGAGACGCTGCGTGCCATGCGGGAGGACGGATACGGGTATGCCATCATCGGCGGCGCGGGTCCGACAGAATTTTATGCGAAGACGGCGGGAGCGACGATTATAGAAGGCTCCGTGCCGGGGATCTACGCGGGCATGCTGAAGGTTAACGATTAG
- a CDS encoding GerAB/ArcD/ProY family transporter, whose translation MKGTPNISARQFMILVFLYSVGTVILHTPGPLTEFAKQDAWLAALIGTVFGLALVWLYIKVGQLYPELTLDQLNEKIFGKWLGKAVNFTFFLWAYSTAAQVVYYVGNFVKTFWMPETPLTAFNILFTLIILMAVRLGIEPIVRSAEILVVPFTILTVVLILCILPQVDMKNLTPMLEEGAKPVFRGALFYMSVFSLSPVIFLMIYPAVNRSKAAGKAFYIGTLAGGIVLIIGILLTTLVLGPELMALNTAPSYSLAKMITIGNFLTRIEAVLAFLWIITTFFRAVMYFYVSVAVFANLFKLNDYRPLVSPLGMIMVALSLIIFPNVQVSGEFNKEIWLFYASSYGLIMPLLLLIVGTIRMRVLHALSPKNG comes from the coding sequence GTGAAAGGAACGCCGAACATTTCTGCCCGACAATTTATGATTCTCGTCTTTCTGTATTCCGTCGGCACGGTTATTCTCCATACTCCGGGGCCGCTAACGGAATTTGCGAAGCAAGATGCGTGGCTTGCCGCGTTGATCGGCACCGTTTTCGGGCTTGCCCTTGTATGGCTATATATCAAAGTCGGTCAATTATATCCTGAGCTAACCCTTGATCAGCTCAATGAAAAGATATTCGGCAAATGGCTTGGCAAAGCGGTCAACTTCACGTTTTTTCTGTGGGCTTATTCGACTGCGGCACAGGTCGTTTATTATGTCGGCAATTTTGTCAAAACGTTCTGGATGCCCGAAACTCCGCTTACCGCTTTCAATATCCTGTTTACCTTGATTATCCTGATGGCCGTACGGCTGGGCATCGAACCGATTGTCCGGTCCGCGGAAATCTTGGTCGTTCCGTTCACAATTCTGACTGTCGTTCTGATTCTGTGCATATTGCCCCAAGTGGACATGAAGAATTTGACGCCCATGCTGGAGGAAGGCGCCAAGCCGGTTTTTCGCGGCGCTCTGTTTTATATGAGCGTGTTCTCGCTGTCTCCTGTAATATTTCTGATGATATATCCGGCGGTTAACCGGAGCAAAGCGGCCGGCAAAGCGTTCTATATCGGTACGCTGGCGGGCGGGATCGTTCTCATTATCGGGATCCTGCTGACTACGCTTGTTCTCGGGCCGGAGCTCATGGCATTGAATACGGCGCCCAGCTATTCGCTTGCCAAGATGATAACAATCGGGAACTTTCTGACCCGGATCGAAGCCGTGCTCGCTTTTCTATGGATCATCACGACTTTTTTCCGGGCGGTCATGTATTTTTACGTTTCCGTTGCCGTATTCGCCAATCTGTTTAAACTGAACGATTACCGGCCGCTCGTTTCACCACTCGGCATGATCATGGTCGCCCTCTCGCTTATCATCTTTCCGAACGTACAGGTGTCCGGTGAATTCAACAAAGAAATCTGGCTTTTCTACGCCTCGTCTTACGGTCTGATTATGCCTCTGCTGCTGCTTATTGTCGGGACGATCAGAATGCGGGTACTGCATGCTCTATCCCCAAAAAACGGCTAG
- a CDS encoding spore germination protein produces MAASLHTSLLNNLGQIRETFGNSTDIVIRELRIGGGRLAAIIFADGLVDDKIVNEFIIESLLQRFHPQNDDERSQDIIQALKESLLVSANIRDIADFERLYDAVLTANIVILLDGLAHGIAVEAPGWKDRAVSEPVSESVIRGPQEAFTETLRTNTALIRRKIKNPNLWLETKPVGRMTKTDIGIMYIKGLANDGIIEEVRKRLDRIKIDGILESGYIEELIQDEPYSPFPTVYNSERPDVIAAELLEGKVAILVDGTPFVLVVPALLVSFLHASEDYYHRADISSLVRILRYIGIFIALLAPSLYVAITTYHQEMLPTALLLSLAAQREGIPFPAFIEALMMEIAFEILREAGLRMPRVVGPAVSIVGTLVIGQAAVEAGVVSAAMVIVVSVTAICSLAFPSYSLVNSIRMLRFPLMVVAATFGLFGIIIGLIALVLHLSSLRTFGIPYMSPFAPLIPSDQKDALIRLPHWALFSRPRLINQNNVIREDTGPPVKPKQRS; encoded by the coding sequence ATGGCGGCTAGTTTACATACGAGTCTATTGAATAATCTCGGGCAAATCAGAGAAACGTTCGGAAACAGTACGGATATTGTCATTCGGGAACTCCGTATCGGCGGCGGTCGGCTGGCAGCTATTATCTTTGCTGACGGACTGGTAGACGACAAGATCGTCAATGAATTTATTATAGAGTCGCTGCTGCAAAGATTTCATCCGCAGAATGACGATGAACGTTCGCAGGACATCATTCAAGCACTGAAGGAATCGCTCCTTGTGAGCGCCAATATACGAGATATCGCCGATTTCGAACGCTTGTACGATGCCGTGCTGACCGCTAATATCGTCATTTTGCTGGATGGCCTGGCGCATGGCATCGCGGTCGAGGCGCCGGGCTGGAAGGACCGCGCCGTCAGCGAGCCTGTCAGCGAATCCGTCATTCGCGGGCCGCAGGAAGCTTTCACGGAAACGCTCCGCACGAATACGGCGCTGATCCGGCGAAAAATCAAAAATCCGAATCTGTGGCTGGAGACGAAGCCGGTCGGACGGATGACCAAAACGGACATAGGCATCATGTATATCAAGGGGCTCGCCAATGACGGCATCATTGAAGAAGTGCGCAAGCGGCTTGACCGGATCAAGATCGACGGCATACTTGAAAGCGGCTATATCGAGGAATTGATTCAGGATGAGCCCTATTCGCCGTTCCCTACCGTATATAATTCCGAACGGCCGGACGTCATCGCAGCGGAGCTCCTGGAAGGAAAGGTCGCCATCCTTGTGGACGGCACCCCGTTCGTGCTTGTCGTTCCGGCACTGCTGGTCTCATTCCTGCACGCTTCGGAAGACTACTATCACCGTGCGGATATCTCCAGCCTTGTCCGGATCCTTCGGTACATCGGCATCTTTATCGCCTTGCTTGCCCCGTCGCTGTACGTCGCGATCACGACTTATCATCAGGAAATGCTTCCGACTGCGCTGCTGTTAAGTCTGGCGGCCCAACGGGAAGGCATTCCGTTCCCCGCATTCATCGAAGCGCTCATGATGGAGATCGCCTTCGAAATCTTGCGGGAAGCCGGACTGCGAATGCCGCGGGTGGTCGGTCCTGCCGTCTCCATCGTCGGAACGCTGGTTATCGGGCAGGCGGCGGTAGAAGCGGGCGTCGTTTCGGCGGCTATGGTCATCGTCGTATCCGTTACAGCCATTTGCAGCTTGGCGTTTCCGTCCTACAGTCTGGTCAATTCCATCCGAATGCTTCGTTTTCCGTTAATGGTGGTTGCAGCGACATTCGGTTTGTTCGGCATCATTATCGGGCTGATTGCGCTCGTCCTGCATTTGAGCAGTCTGCGTACGTTCGGAATTCCTTACATGAGTCCTTTCGCGCCTTTGATCCCTTCCGATCAGAAAGATGCGCTCATCCGTCTGCCCCATTGGGCATTATTTTCCCGTCCCCGGCTGATTAATCAAAATAACGTGATTCGAGAAGACACGGGGCCGCCCGTCAAACCAAAGCAGCGGTCGTGA